One genomic region from Hoeflea algicola encodes:
- a CDS encoding AraC family transcriptional regulator gives MTNISMPAGDGRSLLTLLHIKSPQTRVGYSVPAGSACLALLFAGSLTKIFVPEALEDAQQFEAPRLVWIPAGKAAELAAEAGSRGIIMLASQQTLVRALPESLLADRMGIVLKQALSQSLGGTDAIVSLVEGIAAEKQTHGPGSSEAMEHYVGLVLLHLWRLLGANLVSHERSPQGLAERFLMLAGVHKHQHWTVEDYARALATKRDRLGVAVRRATGLSPQAYLHREIMRDACELLASTGFPVSQIAFRLGFVDPAYFNRFFTRQSGQSPGKYRHVLRHRREQGDRTYAAWP, from the coding sequence ATGACAAACATCAGTATGCCCGCTGGCGATGGTCGGTCGCTTTTGACCCTGTTGCACATCAAAAGCCCGCAGACGCGGGTTGGTTACAGCGTGCCGGCCGGATCGGCTTGCCTGGCGCTGTTGTTCGCGGGCAGCCTCACCAAGATTTTTGTGCCGGAAGCGCTGGAAGATGCGCAGCAGTTCGAAGCGCCCCGACTGGTCTGGATCCCCGCCGGCAAGGCTGCCGAGTTGGCGGCCGAGGCCGGCTCCAGAGGAATCATCATGCTCGCATCCCAGCAGACTCTGGTCCGTGCCTTGCCCGAAAGCCTGCTTGCGGACCGGATGGGGATCGTCCTCAAGCAGGCTCTGTCGCAGTCGCTCGGTGGCACTGACGCGATCGTGTCACTGGTGGAGGGCATCGCCGCCGAAAAACAGACCCATGGCCCAGGCAGCTCCGAAGCCATGGAACATTACGTCGGTCTGGTCTTGTTGCACCTTTGGCGGCTGCTTGGCGCAAACCTGGTCTCGCACGAGCGTTCGCCGCAGGGGCTTGCCGAGCGCTTCCTCATGCTCGCCGGTGTGCACAAGCATCAGCACTGGACAGTCGAAGATTACGCCCGTGCATTGGCCACCAAACGGGACCGGCTGGGTGTGGCGGTCAGGCGCGCGACCGGATTGTCCCCGCAAGCTTATTTGCATCGCGAGATCATGCGCGATGCCTGCGAATTGCTTGCCAGCACAGGATTTCCCGTGAGCCAGATCGCCTTCCGGCTCGGGTTTGTTGATCCGGCCTATTTCAACCGTTTCTTCACCCGGCAATCCGGGCAGAGCCCCGGCAAGTATCGCCATGTCCTGCGCCACCGACGCGAGCAGGGCGACCGCACCTATGCAGCCTGGCCATGA
- a CDS encoding ABC transporter permease — MTDLAETARTEPVPRRNRFAVLGFLIRRAPLALALVSLFLLAAIFGPWLAPHSMTDTNLLAALQGPSAEHFLGTDPLGRDVFSRLLGSTRVAAQAFIIVVLIGGVFGTAIGLIGGGLGGWADLVVSRVTEVLQGFPTILVAIVIVALISPSLTNAMIAVGLAAIPDFARVSRSVAIQLRDREFVQAARGLGAGETRILVSEVLPNLVGPLIIIASFDGAQAIMWEAALSYLGLGVQPPAPSFGSMLRDAQSYLSIQPALAVTAGTAVTAVIFGLNLLGDALGDFYNKSDR; from the coding sequence ATGACTGACCTGGCTGAAACAGCACGCACGGAGCCCGTGCCTCGCCGCAACCGGTTCGCCGTCCTTGGGTTTCTGATCAGGCGAGCGCCTCTCGCTTTGGCGCTGGTCAGCCTTTTCCTGCTGGCCGCTATTTTCGGGCCTTGGCTCGCACCCCATTCGATGACGGATACGAATCTGCTCGCTGCCTTGCAAGGTCCGAGCGCCGAGCATTTTCTGGGCACCGATCCACTGGGGCGCGATGTATTCAGCCGGTTGCTGGGCTCGACCAGAGTTGCTGCACAGGCCTTCATCATCGTTGTGCTGATTGGTGGCGTGTTTGGCACAGCCATCGGCTTGATTGGCGGTGGTCTTGGAGGCTGGGCCGACCTGGTGGTTTCCCGGGTGACGGAAGTGCTGCAGGGATTCCCGACCATCCTGGTGGCGATCGTTATCGTCGCGCTGATAAGCCCGTCTCTTACCAATGCGATGATCGCCGTTGGACTGGCCGCCATCCCGGATTTCGCGCGCGTCTCACGAAGTGTTGCCATTCAACTGAGGGACCGGGAGTTCGTTCAAGCGGCGCGTGGTCTCGGCGCGGGAGAGACCCGCATTCTGGTTAGCGAAGTGCTGCCCAATCTGGTGGGGCCGCTGATCATCATCGCCAGCTTTGACGGCGCCCAGGCAATCATGTGGGAAGCAGCACTTTCCTATCTCGGGCTGGGAGTTCAACCGCCGGCCCCTTCATTCGGGTCGATGTTGCGCGATGCGCAAAGTTACCTGTCCATCCAACCAGCCCTTGCCGTGACCGCTGGCACCGCTGTCACGGCGGTCATTTTCGGATTGAACCTGCTCGGCGATGCGCTCGGCGACTTTTACAACAAGTCAGACCGGTAA
- a CDS encoding ABC transporter permease → MLGYLLGRLTGGLVTLLGVCALAFFATALAPGNPAAVLLGNQATPERIAAVTHQLGLDQPLPIRFAIWLGQTAQGDLGTSNLSFKPVNDLVLAALPPTLELALASLTLAIVVAIPLGLLLAQHANKWWARPAASLVTLGISVPGFWVGLMLITIFSVMLGLLPSGGFVPVSRDIGENIRSLILPTVTLAIYLIPSIVRFVRVTAVAVLQEDYVDTARAKGVSPGRILMHHVAPNTLITTMTYLGLQLGVLISGAIVIEIVFSIPGLGRLGMNAVLNRDYPVIQGVVLIAASGYVLVNLLIDLTYAFIDPRIRTND, encoded by the coding sequence ATGTTAGGCTATCTACTTGGGCGGTTGACCGGTGGCCTTGTGACGCTTCTGGGTGTTTGCGCGCTGGCCTTTTTTGCCACCGCTCTAGCCCCGGGAAACCCCGCGGCTGTATTGCTGGGCAATCAGGCCACGCCAGAGCGCATCGCAGCAGTCACCCACCAACTGGGCCTGGATCAGCCGTTGCCAATACGGTTTGCGATCTGGCTCGGACAAACGGCTCAAGGCGACCTTGGCACTTCGAACCTGAGTTTCAAACCTGTCAACGATCTGGTTCTTGCTGCGCTCCCGCCAACCCTTGAACTGGCGCTGGCCAGTCTGACCCTGGCCATTGTTGTTGCCATTCCCCTGGGGTTGCTGCTGGCACAACATGCCAACAAGTGGTGGGCGCGTCCGGCGGCTTCATTGGTAACGCTGGGGATTTCAGTGCCAGGCTTTTGGGTGGGACTGATGTTGATCACCATTTTTTCCGTGATGCTGGGACTTCTGCCCTCCGGCGGCTTCGTACCGGTTTCGCGCGATATCGGCGAAAACATCCGCTCATTGATCCTGCCAACGGTGACCTTGGCGATTTATCTCATTCCCTCGATCGTCCGCTTTGTCCGGGTCACCGCGGTGGCAGTCCTGCAAGAGGATTACGTCGACACCGCCCGCGCAAAAGGCGTTTCGCCAGGCCGCATTCTGATGCACCATGTGGCCCCCAATACCTTAATTACAACGATGACCTATCTCGGTCTGCAACTGGGGGTCCTGATCTCCGGCGCGATCGTCATCGAAATCGTCTTTTCAATTCCCGGGCTTGGGCGGTTGGGCATGAATGCGGTGCTCAATCGCGACTACCCGGTGATTCAGGGCGTCGTCCTGATTGCGGCAAGCGGCTATGTGCTGGTCAATCTGCTCATCGATCTGACCTATGCATTCATCGACCCGAGGATCCGGACGAATGACTGA